From one Pseudomonas fluorescens genomic stretch:
- a CDS encoding hybrid sensor histidine kinase/response regulator codes for MRWLRIAIGLTVSLLTLLCLFPAAAEQGSGWAVLLDDQASLQLSDVRSERYRNQFSPLELNELNAATPDQALWLHYRLEPGQQEKLLRVFAPDLSRLDLYALDGDRLIKQIHSGRQSDNGDPYPRSSDHVLALPNSAQPLDVYLRLVSEHQLRPAISLEPAAQAAADQRQPLFFGLLFGCLLMLMLHNLIRFAYSRSSTSLALAVYHALMLLSALILLNLSGPWWSLWHSAQTPAAYLTALLASLAGLTFTLRFFTPCEQPRLSRLLQVEMLVVALCGLLLLFVDTLPLNLMTYALMAVSTLTMLLVASYHWYKGYAPARLFTLAMLAFNIGCLVVLPALLGLTRTPTQWLLFILLGLTSFSGLLLNLAVSERLRRISEERFSASRELAASNAEINAKAEFLAKISHEIRTPMNGVLGMTELLLGTPLSVKQRDYVQTIHSAGNELLTLINEILDISKLESGQIELDDVQFDLNALIEDCLSIFRAKAEQQNIELISFTQPQVPRVISGDPTRLRQALLSLLENALKKTDQGEILLVVALDQRGDSPRLRIAVQDSGEPIPPGEREALLQAELHSKHFLSSNKLGGHLGLVIAKQLITLMQGEFGIKTSHSMGNTLWMTLPLDAHRLEQPPADLDGPLRGARVLVVDDNDTCRKVLVQQCSAWGMNVSAVPSGKEALALLRTKAHLRDYFDAVLLDQNMPGMTGMQLAAKIKEDPSLNHDILLVMLTGISNAPSKVIARNAGVKRILAKPVAGYTLKTTLAEELSQRSKGQPSIPVHTSLSAPLNLPSDFRILVAEDNNISTKVIRGMLGKLSLEPDTASNGEEALQAMKANHYDLVLMDCEMPVLDGFSATQQLRIWEVSNQRRRTPVVALTAHILAEHKERARLAGMDGHMSKPVELSQLRELIEHWVARREAESNQIPTP; via the coding sequence GTGCGTTGGCTCAGGATTGCCATTGGACTCACCGTCAGCTTGCTGACCCTGCTCTGCCTGTTCCCGGCTGCGGCCGAACAAGGCAGTGGATGGGCGGTATTGCTCGACGATCAGGCCAGCCTGCAACTGAGCGATGTACGTTCCGAACGCTACCGCAACCAGTTCAGCCCCCTCGAACTCAACGAACTCAACGCTGCCACGCCCGACCAGGCGTTGTGGCTGCACTACCGGCTGGAGCCCGGACAGCAGGAAAAACTGCTGCGGGTCTTCGCCCCCGACCTGTCGCGCCTGGATCTCTACGCCCTCGACGGCGACCGGCTGATCAAACAGATCCACAGTGGTCGCCAGAGCGACAACGGCGACCCGTACCCGCGCAGCAGCGATCATGTCCTGGCCCTGCCCAACAGCGCGCAACCGCTGGACGTGTACCTGCGCCTGGTGTCCGAGCACCAACTGCGCCCAGCCATCAGCCTCGAGCCTGCCGCCCAGGCCGCCGCCGACCAGCGCCAGCCGCTGTTCTTCGGCCTGTTGTTCGGCTGCTTGCTGATGCTGATGCTGCACAACCTGATCCGCTTCGCCTATTCGCGCTCCAGCACCAGCCTGGCCCTGGCCGTCTATCACGCGCTGATGCTGCTCAGCGCGCTGATTCTGCTCAACCTCAGCGGCCCCTGGTGGAGCCTCTGGCACTCAGCGCAAACGCCTGCGGCGTACCTGACTGCCCTGCTGGCATCACTGGCTGGCCTGACCTTTACCCTGCGTTTCTTCACGCCTTGCGAACAACCACGCCTGAGCCGCCTGCTGCAGGTGGAGATGCTGGTGGTCGCGCTCTGCGGCCTGCTGCTGTTGTTCGTCGATACCCTGCCGCTGAACCTGATGACCTACGCGCTGATGGCCGTGAGCACCCTGACCATGCTGCTGGTGGCCAGCTACCACTGGTACAAGGGCTATGCCCCGGCGCGGCTGTTCACCCTGGCCATGCTGGCATTCAATATCGGATGCCTGGTGGTGTTGCCGGCCTTACTTGGCCTGACCCGCACCCCGACCCAATGGCTACTGTTCATTCTCCTCGGGCTGACCAGCTTCAGCGGCCTGCTGCTTAACCTGGCCGTCAGTGAGCGCCTGCGGCGCATCAGCGAAGAACGCTTCAGCGCCAGCCGCGAACTGGCCGCCAGCAATGCCGAGATCAATGCCAAGGCCGAATTCCTGGCCAAGATCAGCCACGAGATCCGCACGCCCATGAACGGTGTGCTGGGCATGACCGAGCTGCTGCTCGGCACCCCGCTGTCGGTCAAGCAACGTGATTACGTACAGACCATCCACAGCGCCGGCAACGAGCTGCTGACCCTGATCAACGAGATTCTCGACATCTCCAAGCTCGAATCCGGGCAGATCGAGCTAGATGACGTGCAGTTCGACCTCAATGCCTTGATCGAAGACTGCCTGAGTATCTTCCGGGCCAAGGCCGAGCAGCAGAACATCGAACTGATCAGCTTCACCCAGCCGCAGGTGCCGCGGGTCATCAGTGGCGACCCGACACGCCTGCGCCAGGCCTTGCTCAGCCTGCTGGAAAACGCCCTGAAGAAAACCGACCAGGGCGAGATCCTGCTGGTGGTTGCCCTTGATCAACGCGGCGACAGCCCGCGCCTGCGCATCGCCGTGCAGGACAGCGGCGAACCGATCCCGCCGGGTGAGCGCGAAGCGCTGCTGCAGGCAGAGCTGCACAGCAAGCATTTCCTTTCCAGCAACAAGCTCGGCGGCCACCTGGGGCTGGTGATCGCCAAGCAACTGATCACCCTGATGCAGGGCGAGTTCGGCATCAAGACCAGCCACAGCATGGGCAATACCCTGTGGATGACCCTGCCGCTCGATGCGCACCGTCTCGAGCAACCGCCTGCCGATCTCGACGGCCCACTGCGCGGCGCCCGGGTGCTGGTGGTCGACGACAACGACACCTGCCGCAAGGTTTTGGTGCAGCAGTGCAGCGCCTGGGGCATGAACGTCAGCGCCGTGCCGTCGGGCAAGGAGGCCCTGGCCCTGTTGCGCACCAAGGCGCACCTGCGCGACTACTTCGACGCGGTACTGCTCGACCAGAACATGCCCGGCATGACCGGCATGCAACTGGCGGCGAAGATCAAGGAAGACCCGAGCCTGAACCACGACATTCTGCTGGTGATGCTCACCGGCATCAGCAATGCGCCGAGCAAGGTCATCGCCCGCAATGCCGGGGTCAAACGCATCCTGGCCAAACCGGTGGCCGGCTACACCCTCAAGACCACCCTGGCCGAAGAGCTGTCCCAGCGCAGCAAGGGCCAGCCCAGCATCCCGGTGCATACCAGCCTGTCAGCGCCGCTGAACCTGCCCAGCGATTTCCGCATCCTGGTGGCCGAAGACAACAACATCTCGACCAAGGTGATCCGCGGCATGCTCGGCAAGCTGAGCCTGGAACCGGACACCGCCAGCAACGGTGAAGAGGCCTTGCAGGCGATGAAGGCCAACCACTACGACCTGGTGTTGATGGATTGTGAAATGCCGGTGCTGGACGGTTTTTCCGCCACCCAGCAGCTGCGCATCTGGGAAGTCAGCAACCAGCGACGGCGCACGCCGGTGGTGGCCCTGACCGCGCATATCCTTGCCGAGCACAAGGAGCGCGCGCGCCTGGCGGGTATGGATGGGCACATGTCCAAGCCGGTTGAGCTGTCGCAACTGCGCGAATTGATCGAACATTGGGTGGCGCGTCGCGAAGCCGAATCGAACCAGATTCCGACCCCGTAA
- a CDS encoding MarC family protein — translation MLHELFSVYLKMLVLYSPFFVLSCFISLTRGYSSKERKQLAWRVAIAVLVASVLLYLFGRVIFGIFGITVDAFRIGAGSVLFISALGMAQGKSAVQTDNVQQDVTIVPLTIPLTVGPGTIGALLVMGVGQPHWDDKLLAIVSIALASFTVGLVLYLSNRIERILGDQGLQIVSRLMGLFVCALAAQIIFTGIKGYLVP, via the coding sequence ATGCTCCATGAGTTGTTCAGCGTCTATCTGAAAATGCTCGTGCTCTACAGCCCTTTCTTCGTGCTCTCGTGCTTCATCAGCCTGACCCGCGGCTACTCCAGCAAAGAGCGCAAGCAACTGGCCTGGCGCGTGGCAATCGCCGTGCTGGTGGCCAGCGTGCTGCTGTACCTGTTCGGCAGAGTGATCTTCGGCATATTCGGGATTACGGTGGATGCGTTTCGCATCGGCGCCGGCAGCGTGCTGTTCATTTCGGCGCTGGGCATGGCCCAGGGCAAGTCGGCGGTGCAAACCGACAACGTTCAACAGGACGTGACCATCGTGCCGCTGACCATCCCCCTGACCGTCGGCCCCGGTACCATCGGTGCCCTGCTGGTGATGGGGGTTGGCCAGCCGCACTGGGACGACAAGCTGCTGGCCATCGTCAGCATCGCCCTGGCCAGCTTCACGGTAGGCCTGGTGCTGTACCTGTCGAACCGTATCGAACGGATCCTCGGCGACCAAGGCTTGCAGATCGTCAGTCGCTTGATGGGCCTGTTTGTCTGCGCCCTGGCGGCGCAGATCATCTTTACCGGGATCAAGGGCTACCTGGTCCCTTGA
- the cobJ gene encoding precorrin-3B C(17)-methyltransferase, which translates to MTRKAPAIVILGKGSLATARKIQQLYPEALIHGLEGRVDGVDRSYHEFGATLRQLYQQDTPIIALCAAGIVIRTLAGLLLEKGAEPPVLAVAEDGSAVVPLLGGLGGVNVMAREIGAGLGVAAAITTSGELRFGTCLLNPPSGYALADLELGKRFVSDLLAGESVRIDGAAPWLEQAQLPQSEQAQLAIHVGCDAREVSANELVIYPRCVMVAVSEVLPELAQAIRDALQTARIAEPALACLLAAEQHMANPALHAAAAELGVALRFAPDAGDASTLAIQVMPQLLPPQPVSAGLAIVVSNQPIDPQQIGRGRGRLAVIGLGPGAADLMVPAVKAELARANDVLGYETYVRMAGPFRADQVLHCTDNREEMQRARHAFELAAQGRSVVVVSSGDPGVFAMAAAVLEALHESSDPQWHAVDLQVLPGVSASLATAAQAGAPLGHDFCVLSLSDNLKPWSIIEKRLDLACQADLALAFYNPISRSRPWQLGRALEIVRQHRSGQTPVVLGRDVGRPGQTLRVIELQALTPEHVDMRTMVLIGSSTTVAFARPGQQPWVYTPRWYGQKP; encoded by the coding sequence ATGACGCGTAAAGCCCCGGCCATCGTCATCCTTGGCAAAGGCAGCCTGGCCACTGCCCGCAAGATCCAGCAGTTGTACCCGGAGGCCCTGATCCATGGCCTCGAAGGCCGGGTCGATGGCGTCGATCGCAGTTACCATGAGTTCGGCGCCACCCTGCGCCAGCTCTATCAGCAAGACACGCCGATCATCGCCCTGTGCGCTGCCGGCATCGTCATCCGTACCCTGGCCGGCCTGTTGCTGGAGAAGGGCGCCGAGCCGCCGGTACTGGCGGTGGCCGAGGATGGCAGCGCCGTGGTGCCGTTGCTCGGCGGCCTGGGCGGGGTCAATGTCATGGCCCGGGAAATCGGCGCCGGCCTGGGTGTGGCGGCGGCGATTACCACCAGCGGCGAGCTGCGTTTCGGCACCTGCCTGCTCAACCCGCCCAGCGGCTATGCCCTGGCGGACCTGGAGCTGGGCAAGCGGTTCGTTTCCGACCTGCTGGCCGGTGAAAGCGTGCGTATCGACGGCGCCGCGCCGTGGCTGGAGCAAGCGCAGCTGCCGCAAAGCGAGCAGGCGCAGCTGGCGATCCATGTCGGTTGTGATGCCCGGGAAGTTTCGGCCAACGAACTGGTGATCTATCCGCGCTGCGTGATGGTTGCGGTCAGTGAAGTGCTGCCAGAGCTGGCCCAGGCCATTCGCGATGCCCTGCAGACGGCGCGGATTGCCGAACCGGCGCTGGCCTGCCTGCTGGCAGCAGAGCAGCACATGGCCAACCCGGCGCTGCACGCGGCTGCGGCTGAACTGGGCGTGGCCCTGCGCTTTGCTCCGGATGCTGGCGATGCCAGTACCCTGGCCATCCAGGTCATGCCGCAGTTGCTGCCACCACAGCCGGTCAGCGCCGGCCTGGCCATTGTGGTCTCGAACCAGCCGATTGACCCGCAGCAGATCGGCCGCGGCCGTGGTCGCCTGGCGGTGATTGGCCTGGGGCCTGGTGCCGCCGACCTGATGGTGCCTGCGGTCAAGGCCGAGCTGGCGCGGGCCAACGATGTGCTTGGCTACGAAACCTATGTGCGCATGGCCGGGCCGTTCCGTGCCGACCAGGTACTGCACTGCACCGACAACCGCGAAGAGATGCAGCGTGCCCGGCATGCGTTCGAGTTGGCGGCGCAAGGGCGTTCGGTGGTGGTGGTGTCCTCGGGCGATCCTGGTGTATTCGCCATGGCCGCTGCCGTGCTTGAAGCGCTGCACGAGTCCAGTGACCCGCAGTGGCACGCCGTGGACCTGCAAGTGCTGCCGGGGGTATCGGCGTCGCTTGCGACCGCAGCCCAGGCGGGGGCTCCGCTGGGCCATGATTTCTGCGTACTGTCGCTATCGGACAACCTCAAGCCCTGGTCGATCATCGAGAAGCGCCTGGACCTGGCCTGTCAGGCCGACCTGGCTTTGGCCTTCTACAACCCGATCTCGCGCTCGCGACCCTGGCAGCTTGGCCGTGCCCTGGAAATCGTACGTCAGCACCGTAGCGGCCAGACCCCCGTGGTGCTCGGGCGTGATGTCGGCAGGCCTGGGCAGACGCTGCGTGTGATCGAGTTGCAGGCGCTCACACCTGAGCATGTGGACATGCGAACCATGGTCCTGATCGGTTCTTCTACCACCGTTGCGTTTGCTCGCCCTGGCCAGCAGCCGTGGGTGTATACACCGCGCTGGTACGGTCAGAAACCCTGA
- a CDS encoding precorrin-2 C(20)-methyltransferase yields the protein MMQARGRLLGLGVGPGDPELITLKALRLLRESPVVAYFVAKGKRGNAFGIIESHLQEAQTLLPLVYPVTTEVLPAPLSYEQVISDFYDAASLEVAAHLDAGRDVAVICEGDPFFYGSYMYLHDRLAERYEAQVIPGVCSMLGGASVLGAPLVYRNQSLSVLSGVLPHDELKRRLADADAAVIMKLGRNFPKVRDVLAELGLAERALYVERATMANQKIVALDEVDPQSSPYFSLIIVPGERWQG from the coding sequence ATGATGCAGGCTCGTGGACGTTTGCTGGGCCTGGGCGTCGGCCCTGGCGACCCGGAACTGATCACCCTCAAGGCCCTGCGCCTGTTGCGCGAATCGCCGGTGGTGGCCTACTTCGTCGCCAAGGGCAAGCGTGGCAATGCCTTTGGCATCATCGAAAGCCATTTGCAGGAGGCCCAGACCTTGCTGCCGCTGGTGTACCCGGTGACCACCGAAGTGCTGCCGGCGCCATTGTCCTATGAACAGGTCATCAGTGACTTTTACGATGCCGCCAGCCTCGAGGTTGCCGCGCACCTGGATGCCGGCCGCGATGTGGCGGTGATCTGCGAAGGCGATCCGTTCTTCTACGGCTCCTACATGTACCTGCACGACCGCCTCGCCGAGCGCTACGAAGCGCAGGTGATCCCGGGTGTCTGCTCGATGCTCGGCGGCGCCTCGGTGCTCGGTGCGCCGCTGGTCTATCGCAACCAGAGCCTGTCGGTGCTCTCCGGCGTGCTGCCCCACGATGAACTCAAGCGCCGCCTGGCCGATGCCGATGCGGCAGTGATCATGAAACTTGGGCGCAACTTCCCCAAGGTTCGCGATGTGCTGGCTGAACTCGGCCTGGCCGAGCGCGCCCTGTACGTGGAGCGGGCGACCATGGCCAACCAGAAGATCGTCGCCCTGGACGAGGTCGACCCGCAGTCCTCGCCGTACTTCTCGCTGATCATCGTTCCCGGTGAAAGGTGGCAAGGTTGA
- a CDS encoding precorrin-8X methylmutase, producing MIDYIRDGQEIYRNSFAIIREEARLDRIPADLEKLAVRVIHACGMVDAIDGLQFSPGAGKAGRDALAAGAPILCDARMVSEGITRARLPANNPVICTLRDEQVPELARELGNTRSAVALELWRSHLEGSVVVIGNAPTALFYLLEMLDAGAPKPALILGFPVGFVGAAESKAMLAADSRGVPFVIMQGRLGGSAMAAAAVNALATEVE from the coding sequence ATGATTGATTACATCCGCGATGGTCAGGAGATCTATCGCAATTCCTTCGCGATCATTCGAGAGGAAGCCCGGCTCGATCGCATCCCGGCCGATCTGGAAAAGCTCGCGGTCCGCGTGATTCACGCCTGCGGCATGGTCGATGCGATCGATGGCCTGCAGTTCTCCCCGGGTGCCGGCAAGGCCGGGCGCGATGCCCTGGCCGCTGGCGCGCCGATCCTCTGCGATGCGCGGATGGTTTCCGAGGGCATTACCCGTGCGCGCCTGCCGGCCAACAACCCGGTGATCTGCACCCTGCGCGATGAGCAGGTGCCGGAGCTGGCCCGCGAACTGGGCAACACCCGCTCGGCGGTGGCCCTGGAGCTGTGGCGGTCGCACCTGGAAGGCAGTGTGGTGGTCATCGGCAACGCCCCGACGGCACTGTTCTACCTGCTGGAAATGCTCGATGCCGGCGCGCCTAAACCCGCACTGATTCTCGGCTTCCCGGTAGGCTTTGTTGGCGCTGCCGAGTCCAAGGCGATGCTCGCTGCTGACAGTCGTGGCGTGCCGTTCGTGATCATGCAGGGGCGCCTGGGCGGCAGCGCCATGGCTGCGGCTGCGGTCAATGCCCTGGCCACGGAGGTCGAATGA
- the cobG gene encoding precorrin-3B synthase, translating into MNQPVSAHQPQASLRPSACPGLWRIVQALDGGICRIKLAGGALTADQAEAVAAAAERYAGGEIEVTNRGNLQIRGIGCDHGGLIEGLLAAGLGPREAAGDDVRNLMLSPMAGLDPQMLFDTRPLAQQLLQSLETTARFHQLSAKFAVQLDGGEALAMLEHPHDLWLSPLNLDGELWLAFGLAGCPGKDAPLGAVPLTRGHELVLAVLNRFLDLARPEQARMRQLLSEHTPEAFIAGLALPVRADAAVCLWRRPLATASHLGIYPQMQYGLSAVGAAAPLGRLSPAMLLGAARLARERGDGSLRMTPWQGLLLPTVAQQQAKRVSASLAGLGLLVSAHEQLTRLVACTGSAGCGKGLAETKGDARLLATLLAPGAPASVHLSGCPRSCAMAHVAPATLLAQSPGHYDLYLRDATQPGFGHLRARNLTLKEAGALLDASSRSTLDD; encoded by the coding sequence TTGAACCAGCCTGTATCGGCCCACCAGCCCCAAGCTTCGCTGCGTCCCTCGGCCTGTCCGGGGTTGTGGCGTATCGTCCAGGCACTGGACGGCGGCATCTGCCGGATCAAGCTGGCCGGTGGTGCGCTGACAGCGGATCAGGCCGAGGCCGTTGCCGCTGCGGCCGAGCGTTATGCGGGCGGTGAAATTGAAGTCACCAACCGCGGCAACCTGCAGATTCGCGGTATCGGCTGCGACCACGGTGGGCTGATCGAAGGGCTGCTGGCCGCAGGCCTGGGCCCGCGCGAGGCAGCCGGCGATGATGTGCGTAACCTGATGCTCAGCCCCATGGCCGGCCTTGATCCGCAGATGCTGTTCGATACCCGGCCGTTGGCCCAGCAACTGCTGCAGTCGCTGGAAACCACTGCGCGCTTTCATCAGCTCTCGGCCAAGTTCGCCGTGCAGCTGGATGGCGGCGAAGCGCTGGCGATGCTCGAACACCCTCATGACCTGTGGCTCAGCCCCCTGAACCTGGACGGCGAACTGTGGCTGGCGTTCGGCCTGGCCGGCTGCCCGGGCAAGGATGCGCCGCTGGGTGCCGTGCCCCTGACGCGGGGGCACGAACTGGTGCTGGCGGTGCTCAACCGTTTTCTCGATCTGGCCCGGCCGGAGCAGGCGCGGATGCGCCAGTTGCTGAGCGAACATACGCCAGAGGCGTTTATCGCCGGGTTGGCTTTGCCGGTGCGGGCGGATGCTGCGGTCTGTCTATGGCGCCGCCCGCTGGCAACGGCGAGCCATCTGGGGATTTATCCACAGATGCAATACGGCCTGAGCGCTGTCGGTGCGGCAGCGCCCCTGGGGCGACTGAGCCCTGCGATGCTGCTCGGCGCCGCGCGACTGGCCCGTGAACGGGGCGACGGCAGCCTGCGCATGACACCGTGGCAGGGCCTGTTGCTGCCCACTGTCGCGCAGCAACAGGCCAAGCGAGTCAGCGCCAGCCTGGCCGGGCTGGGGCTGCTGGTCTCGGCGCATGAACAGCTGACGCGCCTGGTCGCCTGCACCGGTTCCGCCGGCTGTGGCAAAGGCCTGGCCGAAACCAAGGGCGATGCCCGCCTGCTGGCCACCCTGCTGGCCCCCGGGGCTCCGGCCAGCGTGCACCTGAGCGGCTGCCCGCGCTCCTGCGCCATGGCCCATGTGGCCCCGGCGACGTTGTTGGCACAAAGCCCCGGCCACTACGACTTGTACCTGCGTGACGCAACCCAGCCGGGCTTCGGCCATCTGCGCGCACGCAACCTCACACTGAAAGAAGCTGGCGCATTGCTAGACGCCAGCTCACGGAGCACCCTTGATGATTGA
- a CDS encoding bifunctional cobalt-precorrin-7 (C(5))-methyltransferase/cobalt-precorrin-6B (C(15))-methyltransferase → MSPWLTIVGIGEDGFSGLGKNARRALLGASRVFGGQRQLDLLPHCITGERLLWPSPFSLAPVLALRGEAVCVLASGDPMFYGVGASLARQLDASEMNVLPMPSSCALAAARLGWPLQEVLSLSVVARPIAALNAHLYSGVRLLVLSNDGKSPAAIAALLRERGFGPSRLQVFEHLGGSAERRLAGTAEHWPHTQIADLNLVAIECLAAPDTPRLSPLAGLADSAFKHDGQLTKRDVRAITLARLAPQPGELLWDVGAGSGSIGIEWMRAHPSCRALAIESDEGRQQLIEHNRDALGVPGLQLIRGRAPMALQGLERPDAIFIGGGVTREGVLQHCWEQLRPGGRLVANAVTLQSELALVNWREQHGGELTRIHIAQAQPLGEFDTWRQALPITLLEAVKPVDA, encoded by the coding sequence ATGTCGCCCTGGCTGACAATCGTAGGTATCGGTGAAGACGGCTTCAGTGGCCTGGGCAAGAATGCCCGGCGTGCATTGCTGGGCGCTTCACGGGTGTTTGGCGGCCAGCGCCAGCTGGATCTGCTGCCGCATTGCATCACTGGCGAACGCCTGCTGTGGCCCAGCCCGTTTTCCCTGGCACCGGTACTGGCCCTGCGTGGCGAGGCGGTGTGTGTACTGGCCAGCGGCGACCCGATGTTCTACGGCGTGGGCGCGAGCCTGGCGCGGCAACTCGATGCCAGTGAGATGAACGTGCTGCCGATGCCCTCCTCCTGCGCCCTGGCCGCCGCCCGCCTGGGCTGGCCGTTGCAGGAGGTGCTGAGCCTGTCGGTGGTCGCACGGCCAATCGCTGCACTCAACGCTCATCTGTACAGCGGTGTGCGCCTGTTGGTACTGAGCAACGATGGCAAAAGCCCGGCAGCCATTGCCGCATTGCTGCGTGAACGCGGTTTCGGGCCGAGCCGGCTGCAGGTCTTCGAGCACCTGGGCGGCAGCGCCGAGCGTCGCCTTGCCGGCACTGCCGAACACTGGCCGCACACGCAAATAGCCGACTTGAACCTGGTCGCCATCGAATGCCTGGCCGCGCCCGACACACCGCGCCTGTCGCCCCTGGCCGGGCTGGCCGACAGCGCCTTCAAACACGACGGCCAGCTGACCAAACGCGATGTGCGCGCCATTACCCTGGCGCGCCTGGCGCCGCAACCGGGCGAACTGCTCTGGGATGTCGGCGCCGGCAGCGGCTCGATCGGCATCGAGTGGATGCGCGCCCACCCCAGTTGCCGGGCACTGGCCATCGAGTCCGATGAAGGCCGCCAGCAGTTGATCGAGCACAACCGCGATGCCCTCGGCGTGCCAGGCCTGCAGTTGATCCGCGGTCGAGCGCCGATGGCCCTGCAGGGCCTGGAACGCCCGGATGCGATCTTCATCGGTGGCGGCGTGACCCGCGAAGGCGTGCTGCAACACTGCTGGGAGCAACTGCGCCCCGGCGGGCGCCTGGTGGCCAATGCCGTGACCCTGCAAAGCGAACTGGCCCTGGTCAACTGGCGCGAGCAGCACGGCGGCGAGCTGACCCGCATC